From a single Arachnia propionica genomic region:
- a CDS encoding TrkA family potassium uptake protein: MRVAIAGAGNVGRSIARELISNGHQVLLIEKDPAAINPDSVPGAEWFQADACELQSLEEAELENCDVAIAASGDDKVNLVHSLLAKTEFGVPRTVARINHPGNEWLFDEAWGVDVAVSTPRIMSALVEEAVATGDLVRLFTFTKSTTNLSEIRLPRHSPFVGRRIRDLELPREVVLVAIIRDGIPLVPERDGALEAMDEMLFVASQDAESELSSLFAPLN, translated from the coding sequence ATGCGAGTAGCCATCGCCGGAGCCGGCAACGTCGGCCGATCCATCGCACGTGAGCTGATCAGCAACGGTCATCAGGTTCTCCTGATCGAAAAAGATCCAGCAGCTATAAACCCCGACTCCGTGCCCGGGGCGGAGTGGTTCCAGGCGGACGCCTGTGAGCTCCAGAGTCTGGAGGAGGCGGAGCTGGAGAACTGTGATGTCGCGATCGCCGCCAGCGGTGACGACAAGGTGAATTTGGTACATTCCCTGCTCGCCAAGACAGAGTTCGGGGTGCCTCGGACGGTCGCACGAATCAATCATCCGGGCAACGAGTGGCTCTTCGACGAGGCCTGGGGAGTTGATGTCGCGGTTTCCACTCCGCGCATCATGTCTGCCTTGGTGGAGGAAGCAGTCGCAACCGGTGATTTGGTGAGGCTGTTCACCTTCACCAAGTCCACCACGAACCTTTCTGAGATCCGGTTGCCGCGACACAGTCCTTTCGTCGGTCGCCGAATCCGTGATCTGGAGCTACCCCGCGAGGTAGTCCTGGTGGCCATCATTCGCGACGGTATCCCACTGGTACCCGAACGTGACGGCGCCCTTGAGGCCATGGACGAGATGCTGTTCGTGGCCAGTCAGGACGCAGAGAGCGAACTCAGCTCGCTGTTCGCCCCACTCAACTGA
- a CDS encoding App1 family protein, protein MKSRPFFAARIEDHLNRVLNSFLLRRGWQECITSYTGFGTTKQVRVLARVVLRPPKDAGIVQAATDLLHRRGWRNFIAAAKVTSRAEVIIGDLRVPVQADRGGYIDVRIRDHGLPVGWHQVLIEGAGGASNWAPVHVIDEDQTFGIVSDIDDTILSTWLPRPMVAAWNSLVLTEQARQAVPGMSRLFQQLIAAHPGAPLIFVSTGAWNTYPMVTRFLKRHGFPRGALLLTDWGPTNTGWFRSGAHHKRTCLRELARDLPNIRWLLVGDDGQHDPDLYAEFASLQPDHVAARAIRQLTPGEHALAHGTLTETPDIWEWTPDLAPEVRASDGDGLADKLRPLIRLEEI, encoded by the coding sequence ATGAAGTCTCGGCCCTTCTTCGCTGCCCGCATCGAGGATCACCTGAACCGAGTGCTGAATAGTTTCCTGCTACGCCGCGGCTGGCAGGAATGCATCACCTCGTACACCGGTTTCGGCACCACCAAGCAGGTTCGTGTCCTCGCGCGGGTCGTGCTGCGTCCTCCGAAGGATGCAGGGATCGTGCAGGCAGCGACAGACCTGCTGCACCGTCGCGGATGGCGTAATTTCATCGCCGCCGCGAAGGTGACTTCCAGGGCCGAGGTCATCATCGGGGATCTCAGAGTCCCGGTTCAGGCCGACCGGGGTGGCTATATCGACGTCCGGATCCGCGACCACGGTCTACCTGTCGGATGGCATCAGGTACTCATCGAGGGTGCCGGTGGTGCCTCCAACTGGGCCCCAGTCCATGTGATCGACGAGGACCAGACCTTTGGGATCGTCTCGGACATTGACGACACTATCTTGTCCACGTGGCTTCCCCGCCCCATGGTCGCGGCCTGGAATTCCCTGGTGCTGACCGAGCAAGCCAGACAGGCGGTCCCGGGCATGTCGCGTCTGTTCCAACAGCTGATCGCCGCCCACCCGGGGGCGCCGCTCATCTTCGTTTCGACGGGAGCTTGGAACACCTATCCCATGGTCACACGTTTCCTCAAGCGCCACGGTTTCCCACGTGGCGCGCTGCTACTGACCGACTGGGGACCGACCAACACCGGGTGGTTCCGCAGCGGGGCTCATCACAAACGCACCTGTCTGCGGGAACTGGCCCGGGACCTCCCCAACATCCGCTGGCTTCTGGTCGGCGACGACGGTCAGCACGACCCCGACCTGTACGCCGAGTTCGCAAGTCTCCAACCGGACCATGTCGCGGCCCGCGCGATCCGTCAGCTCACCCCCGGAGAACACGCCTTGGCTCACGGAACCCTGACCGAGACCCCCGACATTTGGGAGTGGACCCCGGATCTAGCCCCGGAGGTCCGTGCCTCTGACGGGGATGGACTTGCCGATAAGCTACGCCCGTTGATCCGGCTCGAGGAGATCTGA
- a CDS encoding TrkA family potassium uptake protein, with product MHIVIMGCGRVGSMLARGLEKRGHSVAVIDVNVDSFRRLGFDFQGITVSGIGFDREVLEAADIRHADGFAAVSSGDNSNILAARVVREQYGVDNVVARIYDQGRAAVYERLGIPTVATVRWTVGQVMRRLLPEGSEPVWRDPSGTVRLLQIYVHSGWVGRRIRDMSAAAQAPIPFVSRTGRGIVPDSQTVFQDGDLIFVACETERTDAVESLFAAPPTRS from the coding sequence ATGCACATTGTGATCATGGGTTGCGGTCGTGTTGGTTCCATGCTTGCGCGGGGCCTCGAGAAGCGAGGGCATTCGGTTGCGGTGATCGACGTCAACGTGGATTCGTTCCGGCGGCTTGGTTTTGATTTCCAAGGAATTACGGTCAGCGGTATCGGGTTCGACAGGGAGGTCCTGGAAGCTGCCGACATCCGTCATGCCGATGGTTTCGCCGCCGTTTCCAGTGGTGACAACTCGAACATCCTTGCAGCCAGGGTGGTTCGTGAACAGTATGGGGTGGACAATGTGGTGGCCCGCATCTACGACCAAGGCAGGGCCGCCGTCTATGAAAGATTGGGCATCCCCACCGTTGCCACCGTTCGCTGGACCGTGGGTCAAGTGATGCGCAGGTTGCTGCCAGAGGGCAGCGAGCCCGTGTGGCGCGACCCGTCGGGGACGGTTCGCCTGCTTCAGATCTACGTCCATTCGGGCTGGGTGGGTAGGCGTATCAGGGATATGTCTGCAGCGGCTCAGGCACCCATCCCGTTCGTCTCCCGTACGGGGCGCGGCATCGTCCCGGACTCCCAAACAGTATTCCAGGATGGGGATCTGATTTTCGTCGCCTGCGAGACCGAACGAACCGATGCTGTGGAGTCCTTGTTCGCCGCTCCCCCGACCCGCTCCTGA
- a CDS encoding DUF4193 domain-containing protein encodes MATDYDAPRKSDEEMSEDSLEELKTRRNDKNSGKVDEDEVEAAESFELPGADLSHEELTVRVLPRQSNEFTCASCFLVKSQSQLAETKGELKYCVDCV; translated from the coding sequence ATGGCCACCGACTACGACGCACCGCGTAAGAGCGACGAGGAGATGAGTGAGGATTCACTCGAGGAGCTCAAGACGCGCCGCAATGACAAGAATTCCGGCAAGGTCGACGAGGACGAGGTCGAGGCAGCGGAATCATTCGAACTACCGGGCGCCGATCTCTCTCATGAAGAGCTCACGGTACGCGTACTGCCCCGGCAGTCGAATGAATTTACCTGTGCTTCGTGCTTCTTGGTCAAGTCTCAGAGCCAGCTGGCGGAGACTAAGGGTGAGCTCAAGTATTGCGTCGACTGCGTCTGA
- a CDS encoding DUF5998 family protein, with product MIQLSPEASIAAALKKEVEDCRFFPELVWASISGALGQQSMLGYLVHHEASFATGDLQRHLTALVLTDRRLIISHTDEQDAGYPDRAITSAEAVALRAIHSVVVTRSVHHPEKYPSNGSQLVEAWLTLAWGAASRLDIGPATCEDPQCEADHGWTGMSVPNDLTVRMSPAGDGWQSVDKLMAFGSLLQEHVG from the coding sequence GTGATTCAGCTGTCCCCCGAGGCCTCCATAGCCGCTGCACTCAAGAAAGAGGTGGAGGACTGCCGGTTCTTCCCCGAACTTGTCTGGGCGAGCATCTCCGGGGCATTGGGACAGCAGAGCATGCTCGGTTATCTCGTTCACCACGAGGCCAGCTTCGCGACGGGTGACTTACAGCGGCACCTCACGGCGCTTGTGCTCACGGACAGGCGGCTGATTATCAGCCACACCGATGAACAGGATGCCGGCTATCCGGATCGCGCCATAACCAGCGCTGAGGCGGTGGCTCTTAGAGCCATCCACTCTGTCGTGGTGACCCGCTCCGTGCATCACCCGGAGAAATACCCTTCCAACGGATCGCAGCTCGTCGAAGCCTGGCTCACCCTGGCGTGGGGAGCTGCTTCTCGCCTTGACATCGGTCCCGCAACATGTGAAGACCCGCAGTGTGAGGCCGACCATGGATGGACCGGAATGTCGGTTCCGAACGATCTGACCGTCCGAATGAGCCCTGCGGGTGACGGATGGCAGAGCGTCGACAAGCTCATGGCATTTGGCTCCCTGCTGCAGGAGCACGTCGGATGA
- a CDS encoding alkaline phosphatase family protein, which translates to MNEFVLPDYGGACLSNLLPSVASRLLGETPLLDVPRAARYVILLVDGLGWYPIAEHSHDSGLFAPRLGEATRLTCAVPSTTATSLTSLGCGSAPGSHGVVGYSFLDPDRSCVVNALTWAGGPVDIENFVCTPTLYQRMRSWGFTSGCVSLARFKGSGLQRLAFGGTEHIGVDVEGDHRAFIGLVIGALRDHEVVYAYERGLDHSGHAHGVGSWQWLDSLARAEELVTGLLENLPDDTCLLVTGDHGMVDVPEQHRITIENHPDLMGVWRVGGEPRLRQLYNRQPEQLASIWASELGERAEVWLRDDAIDAGWLGDVTDRVRSRIGDVLVVMHDDWAIHTRNLPKEFGLRGQHGSLTAAEMYVPLFAFGPK; encoded by the coding sequence ATGAACGAGTTCGTGCTGCCCGACTACGGGGGGGCCTGCCTGAGTAATCTGCTGCCCAGCGTCGCGTCCCGGTTACTGGGGGAGACCCCGCTGCTCGACGTGCCGAGGGCAGCGCGATACGTCATTCTGCTGGTCGACGGCCTCGGTTGGTACCCCATAGCCGAGCACAGCCACGACAGTGGCTTGTTCGCCCCGAGATTGGGAGAAGCCACACGCCTGACATGCGCGGTGCCCTCGACCACCGCAACATCCCTGACCAGTCTCGGGTGCGGTTCTGCTCCCGGCAGCCATGGGGTGGTTGGCTACTCCTTTCTCGATCCCGATCGCAGCTGTGTGGTGAACGCCCTGACGTGGGCGGGCGGCCCCGTCGACATCGAGAATTTTGTCTGCACGCCAACTCTCTACCAACGGATGCGTTCCTGGGGGTTCACCAGTGGCTGCGTCAGTCTCGCCCGGTTCAAGGGCAGCGGACTCCAGAGGTTGGCTTTCGGTGGAACTGAACACATCGGGGTGGATGTGGAAGGCGACCATCGGGCATTCATCGGGCTGGTCATAGGGGCCCTGCGCGACCACGAGGTGGTCTACGCCTACGAACGCGGCCTCGACCACAGCGGGCACGCACACGGGGTGGGAAGCTGGCAGTGGCTGGATTCCCTGGCCCGGGCGGAGGAGCTCGTCACGGGCCTGTTGGAAAACCTCCCGGATGACACGTGCCTGCTAGTCACGGGTGACCACGGCATGGTTGACGTTCCTGAGCAACACCGGATCACGATCGAGAATCACCCGGATTTGATGGGGGTCTGGCGGGTGGGAGGTGAACCTAGGCTCCGACAGCTCTACAACCGGCAACCCGAGCAGCTTGCCAGTATCTGGGCCTCGGAGCTGGGGGAACGAGCCGAGGTGTGGCTGCGCGATGACGCGATCGATGCGGGCTGGCTCGGTGATGTGACCGACCGGGTTCGTTCTCGAATCGGTGATGTGCTGGTCGTCATGCATGACGACTGGGCCATTCATACCCGGAACCTTCCGAAGGAGTTCGGGCTCCGGGGCCAGCATGGTTCCCTTACTGCCGCCGAGATGTATGTACCGCTTTTCGCATTCGGACCGAAATGA
- the sepH gene encoding septation protein SepH — protein MSAGRLFNQTHRGVCMDSALSPREIQSRIRGGATLTEVATEAGVEPERIEGFALPVLAEREHMTNTALECAVRRRGDGSGHRRLQELISTRLQARGIDSEGISWDSWREPDRKWRLVGVLASHERRAEFIFDPRGRFTIADNPDARWMIGEEIPGSKDPDNENTVDFDDEFALVRATTQPILPPALPGDDVPTDSFDEGPATSELDDLYDMLSGVSEDSVRIYVGLDEDPAEEAAQEGAEHTSLEEDFEETEVIDDFAGIPEVDITETVETSLIGSPQDSLIDTEDTSPQPRSRHRRRARVPSWDEIMFGGPAH, from the coding sequence GTGTCGGCTGGTAGGTTGTTCAACCAGACACACAGGGGAGTTTGCATGGACAGCGCACTGAGCCCGCGGGAGATCCAGTCCCGCATCCGTGGAGGGGCCACGCTCACTGAGGTGGCCACGGAAGCCGGAGTGGAACCGGAGCGGATCGAAGGGTTTGCCCTTCCCGTGCTGGCGGAACGCGAGCACATGACGAACACTGCCTTGGAGTGTGCGGTCAGACGCCGCGGAGATGGATCAGGCCATCGACGCCTTCAAGAACTGATCTCAACTCGTCTCCAGGCCCGAGGTATCGATTCGGAAGGCATCTCCTGGGATTCATGGCGGGAGCCCGACCGCAAGTGGAGACTGGTGGGCGTGCTGGCGAGCCACGAGCGCAGAGCAGAGTTCATCTTTGATCCCCGGGGTCGTTTCACCATTGCCGACAACCCGGATGCTCGATGGATGATCGGTGAGGAGATACCAGGCAGCAAGGATCCCGACAACGAGAACACCGTCGACTTCGACGACGAGTTCGCTCTGGTTCGTGCAACCACACAACCCATCTTGCCTCCGGCCCTCCCGGGAGATGATGTTCCCACCGACAGCTTCGATGAGGGACCCGCAACGTCCGAACTCGACGACCTCTATGACATGTTGAGCGGTGTGAGCGAGGACTCAGTACGGATCTACGTCGGTCTCGACGAAGATCCAGCGGAGGAAGCAGCTCAGGAAGGCGCAGAACATACCTCGCTCGAAGAAGACTTCGAGGAGACGGAGGTCATCGATGATTTCGCAGGAATACCTGAGGTAGACATCACCGAAACTGTCGAAACTTCCCTCATCGGGTCACCACAGGACTCACTGATCGATACCGAGGACACCTCTCCGCAACCCAGGTCACGGCATCGACGCAGAGCTCGTGTCCCGAGCTGGGACGAAATTATGTTCGGTGGCCCAGCCCACTGA
- a CDS encoding DUF3710 domain-containing protein, with the protein MRSADEETVEEIEDDEEIVEEKTDEEKWAEIDEKFDRDEGPFDIDEVDLEGDDVQRIDLGALIVTPFEEMQLQLQVDEPRQQVQSFLVGDGVSAMEVALFAGPRRTSMLAEIREEITAATEKEGGEVTLLEGPFGVELRRRQPVTDAQGRRGTHVSRTWLVGGPGWVLRGIVFGRAALEPEDEDVSIALLECFGNLVVCRGTSPAAPGSLIPLTIPDLEQK; encoded by the coding sequence ATGAGATCCGCTGACGAGGAGACGGTCGAGGAGATCGAGGACGACGAGGAAATCGTCGAGGAAAAGACCGATGAGGAGAAGTGGGCCGAGATCGACGAAAAGTTCGACCGCGACGAGGGGCCTTTCGACATCGATGAAGTGGATTTGGAGGGCGATGACGTCCAGCGGATAGATCTGGGGGCCCTCATTGTCACCCCCTTCGAGGAGATGCAGCTGCAGCTGCAGGTGGATGAACCTCGGCAACAGGTCCAGTCCTTCCTGGTAGGAGATGGGGTTTCAGCCATGGAGGTTGCACTGTTCGCTGGCCCGAGACGGACCTCGATGCTCGCGGAAATTCGTGAGGAGATCACGGCGGCCACAGAGAAGGAGGGTGGGGAGGTCACCCTCCTGGAAGGGCCGTTCGGTGTCGAATTGCGCCGTCGCCAACCCGTCACCGATGCCCAAGGCAGGCGTGGCACGCACGTTTCCCGCACGTGGCTGGTCGGGGGGCCCGGGTGGGTGCTCCGCGGGATCGTCTTCGGACGCGCTGCCCTCGAGCCGGAGGATGAGGACGTGAGCATCGCCCTTCTGGAGTGTTTCGGCAATCTCGTGGTCTGCAGGGGAACTTCCCCAGCCGCTCCGGGCAGCCTCATTCCTTTGACGATCCCGGACCTGGAGCAGAAATGA
- a CDS encoding thymidine kinase yields the protein MPELVFHTGPMYCGKSTLALQFDHTQSTHGRQGRIFTSQDRSGAARVSSRLGLEAPATEVDEGFDFWTHVISQLVAGKRVDYLVCDEAQFYTGEQVEQLARIVDELQIDVYTFGILADFRTRLFPGSQRLVELADRVETLPMGPLCWCGEKGTHNARTVDGLMVTEGSQVVVGDTGSGEIRYEVLCRAHHRRGMTATRARATLGEDPLPFGD from the coding sequence GTGCCTGAACTTGTTTTTCACACTGGCCCTATGTACTGCGGAAAATCGACCCTTGCCCTGCAGTTCGACCACACCCAGTCCACGCACGGCAGACAGGGACGGATCTTCACGTCCCAGGACCGTTCGGGCGCGGCGCGTGTCTCCTCCCGGCTGGGGCTCGAAGCGCCAGCCACTGAGGTTGACGAGGGATTCGACTTCTGGACCCATGTCATATCCCAGCTGGTGGCAGGCAAACGAGTGGATTATCTCGTCTGCGACGAAGCGCAGTTCTACACAGGAGAGCAGGTGGAGCAGCTTGCCCGGATCGTGGATGAACTACAGATCGATGTCTATACCTTCGGGATCCTCGCGGACTTTAGAACCAGGTTGTTTCCCGGATCACAACGGTTGGTAGAACTGGCCGACCGCGTGGAAACCCTTCCAATGGGACCGCTGTGCTGGTGTGGAGAAAAGGGAACTCACAACGCCCGAACCGTTGATGGTCTGATGGTCACGGAGGGCTCTCAGGTGGTGGTGGGTGACACCGGATCGGGAGAGATTCGCTATGAAGTGTTGTGCAGGGCCCATCACCGGCGAGGCATGACAGCGACCAGAGCTCGTGCCACCTTGGGGGAGGATCCTCTTCCTTTTGGGGATTGA
- a CDS encoding DUF4235 domain-containing protein, which yields MAVEEKILWKIYAGALGAATTLLTQKLITKAWETATGDVPPDPNDPDTPLTQALIWALCSGLGVGMAQLTMNRYMHRRWFSNTGRKSPGQLRNKMDL from the coding sequence ATGGCAGTTGAGGAAAAGATTTTGTGGAAGATCTACGCAGGCGCACTCGGAGCGGCCACGACTCTTCTCACCCAGAAACTGATAACGAAAGCATGGGAAACTGCCACCGGCGACGTCCCTCCGGATCCGAACGACCCCGACACGCCACTGACCCAAGCACTCATCTGGGCCCTGTGCAGCGGGCTGGGAGTGGGCATGGCCCAACTCACGATGAATCGCTACATGCACCGCCGCTGGTTCTCGAACACTGGCCGCAAGAGCCCCGGCCAGCTGCGTAACAAGATGGATCTGTGA
- the dut gene encoding dUTP diphosphatase, whose translation MCEIPVVGAAAEFLPRYARAGDAGADLRITETVTLQPGERVLVGTGVRLALPSGTVGMVTPRSGHAARQGLGIVNSPGIIDSGYRGEIRICLINLDTTKAVELQAGERVAQLVIVPFISAQFTPVAELDATERGQGGYGSTGQQ comes from the coding sequence GTGTGCGAAATTCCTGTGGTTGGGGCTGCTGCTGAGTTCCTGCCCCGTTATGCCAGAGCCGGAGACGCGGGCGCCGACCTGCGCATCACCGAGACCGTCACTCTACAGCCGGGAGAACGAGTACTTGTCGGCACCGGGGTGCGCCTCGCCCTTCCTTCGGGCACAGTGGGAATGGTGACGCCCCGTTCCGGGCACGCGGCGCGCCAAGGTCTCGGGATCGTGAACAGTCCCGGCATCATCGATTCCGGTTATCGTGGCGAGATCCGTATCTGCCTGATCAACCTTGACACGACGAAGGCCGTGGAACTTCAAGCGGGAGAGCGAGTTGCCCAGCTGGTCATCGTGCCTTTCATCTCCGCCCAGTTCACTCCGGTCGCTGAACTCGACGCGACGGAGCGCGGTCAAGGCGGTTATGGTTCAACCGGACAACAGTGA
- a CDS encoding OB-fold nucleic acid binding domain-containing protein: MTSERHGLMGRLRRILSPAEELEAADLKARSRDCGASPLAECCDRARVKIRGTIRWVTSLDMGGVEALLTDGTGSIELNWTGRRRLDCITPGCNLVVQGRISPGENGRVMYNPEFEVLS, encoded by the coding sequence ATGACCAGTGAGCGGCACGGCCTCATGGGTCGGCTGCGGCGGATCCTCTCCCCGGCTGAGGAGCTGGAGGCAGCGGACCTCAAAGCGCGTTCACGTGACTGTGGCGCCAGCCCACTGGCCGAATGTTGTGACCGCGCAAGGGTGAAGATACGGGGCACCATCCGGTGGGTCACCAGCCTCGACATGGGCGGTGTGGAAGCTCTGCTGACAGATGGTACGGGCAGTATCGAATTGAACTGGACCGGTCGCCGTCGTCTGGATTGCATCACTCCCGGGTGCAACCTTGTCGTGCAGGGCCGGATCTCCCCCGGTGAAAATGGGCGCGTCATGTATAACCCTGAATTCGAGGTCCTCAGCTGA
- a CDS encoding glycosyltransferase has product MMHIALLIDDFFPSSGGIGRSVETQIQELTDLGHRVSLIAPDRHLEKPRNCRVIECPTIYVEGLPAHLSILHNSERRARLITKCARFDVVHTQTERGALILGARIARLQGIPHLHTFHANVAGTHQTVKAAIFGTWLYQFLINPLLTRAAGRASSRSRLVSRAQEPGGLAARMDWASFADIAGKVDAWTVPSPFMKELVETAATHQIPGYVVPTGVGRGMLEAISHARRERSDETVRFTTVGRLAKEKRLDVLVRAFRHADIPDSELVIVGDGDQRPLLRMLAAGAGNIDFRGHLRSLDAIAYELVNSDVFVLTSHRFDSQALVLSEAVAAGLPILYCDDRLTVATSPESALLTEPDITSLAAGMRRLADPGRRAAMRSASRGLLEELTPRHTAEAYVSIYEELIGAMSA; this is encoded by the coding sequence ATGATGCACATAGCGCTGCTGATAGACGATTTTTTTCCCTCTTCCGGCGGGATCGGTCGTTCTGTCGAGACTCAGATCCAGGAACTCACGGACCTGGGGCACCGGGTGAGCCTCATAGCCCCTGACCGACACCTGGAGAAACCTCGGAACTGTCGAGTTATCGAGTGCCCGACCATCTATGTCGAGGGGCTTCCCGCACACCTGAGCATCCTGCACAACTCGGAACGCCGCGCCCGGCTGATTACGAAGTGCGCACGCTTTGACGTGGTGCACACGCAAACCGAACGAGGGGCTTTGATCTTGGGAGCCAGGATCGCGAGGCTCCAGGGCATCCCGCATCTCCACACCTTCCATGCCAACGTCGCAGGCACGCACCAGACCGTCAAGGCAGCGATCTTTGGTACCTGGCTCTACCAGTTCCTCATCAACCCGTTGTTGACCAGGGCAGCAGGACGGGCTTCCAGCCGCTCCCGACTGGTGTCCCGAGCCCAGGAACCAGGTGGGCTGGCCGCCCGAATGGATTGGGCATCCTTTGCTGATATCGCAGGCAAGGTTGATGCTTGGACCGTCCCCAGCCCCTTCATGAAGGAGCTGGTCGAGACCGCCGCCACCCACCAGATTCCCGGATACGTGGTCCCCACCGGCGTTGGCCGTGGCATGTTGGAAGCCATCTCCCACGCCCGCAGGGAACGCTCTGATGAGACGGTGCGGTTCACGACCGTTGGGCGGCTGGCGAAGGAGAAACGCTTGGACGTTCTGGTCCGGGCCTTCCGGCATGCCGACATACCGGACTCAGAACTGGTGATCGTCGGGGACGGTGACCAGCGTCCGCTACTCAGGATGTTGGCTGCGGGCGCCGGAAACATTGATTTCCGGGGCCATCTGCGTTCCCTCGATGCGATTGCCTACGAACTGGTGAACTCTGATGTGTTCGTGTTGACGAGTCATCGGTTCGACTCCCAGGCGCTAGTGCTCTCCGAGGCTGTGGCAGCGGGACTTCCGATCCTCTACTGTGACGACCGCCTGACCGTGGCAACCTCACCAGAATCTGCGCTCCTGACCGAACCGGACATCACATCGTTGGCAGCCGGGATGAGGAGACTCGCCGATCCCGGGCGGCGCGCCGCGATGCGTTCCGCTTCCCGGGGCCTGCTCGAAGAACTCACCCCGCGGCATACCGCCGAGGCATATGTTTCCATTTACGAGGAACTGATCGGAGCCATGAGTGCCTGA